A window of Lonchura striata isolate bLonStr1 chromosome 2, bLonStr1.mat, whole genome shotgun sequence genomic DNA:
TGCAGGGCAAAGTGCAGAAGGAGTTTAATGAGAAGATCTGACAGGCTGCGCTGATCAGGTGCAGGACATGGACAAATCATCACAAACCATTTACACAGGACTGGCCCTTTTTATTCCTGTGTGCTGTATTTGTTTCTCTGTGACCTAGGTcaccctggctcctgccctaaTCACTCCCTAACGAGTCCTGTGCAATCCCCAAATGCTCTTCCCCTGCGTCTCATCCTGTCCCACACCCCTGAAGACAGTGACACCCCCAATGTTAAAGGTGCTCTGGGGCTGAGGCTCCCCTGGGATGGCACTGGACAGGgtgttcttttctctgagtCCTTAATTTGGGTTTCCACCTGCCACTGTGCCCCTCGAAATGGGCCTTTACTGGGCTGATGGCTCCTGGGACGGGCCTGgaagcagcctggcaggtgCTGCTTGGGCTCCCCCTCCTGCCATCACCGCCTGTGCTCCTGTGTGGGTGTGCAGGCCAGGTTTTAGTACATACCCTCCTTAATTGTTGGTATAATTAGGTTTGGGATATAGAATCTAAACAAAAATTTTCTAGTTTAAAGATTCGTGTTTCTGTAATTAGGGGATGTTTAGGGCAGGAGGCAAAGGCAGGAAAGGAAGTGTTCATATGCAGATTAATGCTTTactctgagggtggtgaggcactggaacaggttgcccggaggagttgtggctgccccatccttggaggtGCTCAAGGCTGGGTTGCACAGAGCCctcagcaacctggtctagaggGTGGCATCCCTGCCTGTGACAGAGGGATTGAGACGAGCGGATTTTTGAGGTTACTTCCAATCCGAACCAATCTGTGGTTGTGTGGTAATGAGCAGGGAGTGAACTCAGATTCACATTCACATGTGTAGCACAGGAGAAGGGGTCAGCACTGGGGAGTCTAGCAGGACAAGGCAGGACGCAGCTTGCTGTGCAGCCCGGAGTGCAGGGGTGCTTTGCAGGAAGGGCGATAGCTGATGGTTGTGTGAGCAGCTCTGCTTGAAGCAGCTTACCTAGCGCTAATGTTACCCAGGCACTGCAAAGGAGCAAAGTGCACTGAAGGGAAAGAGCCTTGGACTTTGTATGAACTGCACAACACTGCTGACCATCAGCTCTGAGCCGCATTCCTGGCTGGTAAACACCCGGTGCTGTTGGCATGGGCTGGGCACGGGCAGCCTCAACCCTTCCCAGCCCCGCAGCCTggaggacagggctggagcagtgcaccccaaaaaccccttcCTGTCATCCACGTGCTCATAATCGGGAGGCTTCATGCAAAGCTCAAGACTAATTCTGCTCAACATGTTAATTAAACATTTACTAGAGGGTAAATTAAGCGTTAATTAGGCATTCACCGCCCGAGTGCCCACCACCCTGCCTGACTTCGAACGGGCCCCGTTTTGAGCTGGGCGCGCACAGAGATCCCTTCCCACAGGGGAAATCCTGCCGTTGTGTGGATAGGCGGCCAGCGGCAGATGTCGCCCAGGCGGCAGGCGGAGCGGGATCGAGCTCTCCGGGCCCGCGTTGCGGGCGGGACGCGCCCCGAGCTCTCCGGGCCCGCGGTGCGGGCGGGACGCGCCCCGAGCTCTCCGCGCCCGCGGTGCGGGCGGGACGCGCCCCGAGCTCTCCGGGCCCGCGGTGCGGGCGGGACGCGCCCCGAGCTCTCCGCGCCCGCggcgctgcgggcggcgggCCCGCCCCCGTTCCCGGGGCAGCGGCCGCGCCCCGGCCAGCGCGGCCCGCCCGGCATGGAGGacgaggagctggaggaggaggggaaggaggagcacggggaggagaaggaggaggatgaggagaaggaagaagaggtGAGGAGGAGGCTTTCAGCACCGCCCGGCTGCGGCTGGGCCAGCGCTGGCCTTGTGCTCTCCTTGTCTCCCAGGAGCCGGTTCCCTGTCCCCTGACGGAGGAACACCTCAAGGAGGGCCTCTCTCTCCTCAGTAAGACCAGCAACGGGCTGGCCCACGCCTATGTGAAGTTTGAAGCCAAAGACAAGTGAGTGTGCAGTGCCTGACCCGGCAGAAGCCCTTTCCTTACTCCATGGCCATGGAGTGTTGTGCTGGACCGGCCGTGCGGGGTAGGAGCGTGTCCAGgccctgctctccagcccctgcATTCCAGTCTGGGCTTCAGCACAGCCTGtccatcctcagccctgggcactgcctcCAGACACACCTCTGGGAACACCAGTGTGTCCTAAGCCTGCCCATCGCTCTGGACTGCGCTCTCCTAGGGGGGCCTGCACAGAGTGACCTCCCTTACAGGCACTTTGAGAAATACCCATTCACATCTGGCCTCCTAATTGCTAACCTTCAAGACAGGCAGCTCTAAGTACTGTGCCACAACAGCCTTGGAACAGTTTGGAGCCTCagcctccccagcacagccacccaACTAAGGCCCCATTAAGACTGTTTCTTTCAGCAGCCCCATAGGGTATCTCAACCACTATTTTTTCCACTAGAAAAGTCCTTCCACTCAATCCTTTGTGTTGACACTATTGTCTaacagacccctccccaaaacttACCCATTTCTCTGCTCTGGTTGTGCCCTGTCCTGACAGATACAATTTAATTGGAATAAATACTCCCTCTGCCAAGAAAGCATGTCCAGTCTTACCATTCATCTTTGCTTACAGGCCTGTCCCTATCACCTGCcgttttcttccttctctcagCAGAGCTTTCTAGCAGCAGGGAAGTAGGAGAGGTGGTTGCCCTTCCTCCAGTAGTGGCAAGGAGAAATCCAAAAGATGGTAGTGGGGAAATATGAGAGATATTTTATTCACATTCACTCTCCCTCAGGGGCCTGACAGACATCAGCCTCCTCGAACGCTTCATTCACCTGCGGTATGTGGATTTGTCGAAGAACAAGCTGAAAGATTTGGCCCCACTGAGCAGCCTAACCCAGCTGCTTTGGCTGAAGGTGGATGAGAATCTGCTCACCAGTGCCAGCATGCAGGAGCTGCCCTACCTCCAAGTCATCAGCTTTGATCGCAACCGCATCATGGATTTTGAGGGCCTTACTCACCCCCTCCTAGCCAACCTCAGCCTGAAAGGTGATACGGTCTACCTGTCTTGTGGGGACACTCTCTTGGAAAGGTGGGATTAACTCcttgtttcttcttcctctggcactcagaaaataaaatcgAGACAGTGCAGGGCCTGAGTCACGACcagttgttcagcctggaggtcCTGGAGCTTCGAGGAAACAAGATAAAGACCACAGCAGGGCTCGGCGTTTCCAAGCTCAAGAAGCTCTATCTGGTAAGGGATCAGCCATCCTGGGGAGTGGGacagacagagctgctgcagagcccagcccctgcagcccagatAGCACAAAGGGAGTGGCCATGAACCACAAATCACAGAGGAGTCGATGTTGGGGGCATCAGGTTCTTCCCTCACAGCCTCCTGCAGGAGGGCAGCTTTCCTTTCAGGCAGTGTTGGGCAAGCTTGTATTCCGTGTGCCCTGGGACCACTGGAGATCACTGGGCAAGCAACAGCTTTGTTCTTTGGGTGGCGAAGGGAAGAAAtgcctctttctcctctctgagGCCCTAATCAAATACTGGTTTAAAGCCAGCACAATTATGTGATTTACACCTACACCCgccaaaaaataaatagattcAATATTGCAGTGAAACTAAGACAGGAGAAGCAGATTCTTAATATCATAAACAATTACTTCAAGGAAGCATTTACTCCTAGAGATGCAAGTGAAGAAAGTATGTATGGCTTAGCCCCATGGATCACACTGTGCTACAGCTTGCAAAGACTAAACAGATGTCTTGAGTCACTACCTCTTGAAAAGCAATTAAAGATGATAAAGGCTTTGAAAAACTATGTGGTTTCTTTTCATCAAGATTCCCTGGCAGAAAACACTGAAGAGATTGCTTGCTGAGATCGTCTGCAATTTTCTGAAGGGAAACTGGGATTTTATGACTGGAGGTGCTCCAAGAATGGATGAAGTGGATAAGTCACTAGATACAATACAGAATTTCAAAGCTTACCCAGTCACCTTAGTGAGTTATTGCAGGGAAGCAAACAGACCATCTCTGCTGAGGGAAGGTTCCTGGCATGACTGAGGGGTTTCTGAGCTGCCATGTGAAACAGGAAAATTGCAAGGGGTGATTGTTAAAACTAGAACAACTGACTCACAAGAATATTTGGGGCTTGAATTTATCTCCCATGTCTACCTGctcattaaattattttgcagGGAAATCTCCCCCAGTAATGCTTTGGTTTCTGTATAAAGACTGGTGTTATTTCAGCCTTGGATAAATGCAGCTGATGCCTCAAGGACAGGGTTCAAGATAAAGGGTTCAATTTAAGGAGCTAAACCACATTTGGTTAATGTATGACATAGCCACAGATTAAATTTCATAGTAAAAAGTGGTATGTGCTAGGAAGACTACAAGCTGGGTGTATGCCATGTGGCATTTGCATCATTTCTGAAGGTTATAGTAGGGCTGTGTTAGTTCCTGCCCATGGGGCAGCCGTGGTGGCAAAGGCTAACCTGAAAAAGGTGAAGTGTGCAGGAAGGGGAGAGGAGATCATGGTCAATGTATGGTAACTTTCCATAAGAAACAGTGGTATCACATCTGGGTGAAGAACTGGTGTCCAAGGGAAGGTGATGGTGCATCAGACAGAATGTTGTTTGATTTAGGGGAGAAAAATGGAACAACTCTGAAAAATATTCATTCTGCATTGTCCTGCTAGTGCTTGCAAGCCTAGAGCTGGTAAAACAATTCACACTGAAGTGATAAAGAAAGTGAGAGTGTTGAGATGTTACTATTCCTTTTGTAAACCAGTGATCAGTGAGCTCCCCACTCACACCAGCTCACCATTTTCTCTGAGGTACAGTGTCCTAATCCTTCCTGATTGATAAATCTGCTCACGTGGCCTTCACTAAATATCtaactttcttctttttgtccTGGTGTTACTCCTTTTACTTGGCCCACTTGGTCCAGATTCTTCTTTGTCCAGTTTCTGTTAAAATCCTCCTTTCCTACAAAATGTCCATATCCTAAATGACTCAACCCTAAAATGTTCTTCTATTCCCACCTGTGCCCCTTTTTCAGTCTCAGGTATTATTGCCCAGGTCATTGCTTGGGTACCTATGAGGAAGAAAGAGCGCAACAGCACCTCTCACACCATTTTCCATTCAGGTTTCAGCATCCTTAGCGACTGCAGCCCCGAGCCACCTCGGCAAGTaaagccctgctcagctccaggctggagAACGTGGCGGGGAAATGATAATTACCAGGGATGCTCCAAACTTGACCGCACAAGGCGGTGAGCAGCCTGACAGAGCAGAGCGTAGGTGCGGGCACTGCGGGGAGCCTCCGCTTGGGCAGGAGACCTCTAGTGGTCTTTTCCAGCCGAAATCCTGCTGTGAAACTACCACCTATTTCCCTGCTTCGTTAATCCACATCCCAGTGAAGTGAATGGAATTCAGTGGTGGGGAATTTTAAACTTCCTGAAGTAAGACACAGCCCAGAGGAGTTGAAGGGACTTCTTGGTTGTAGATTTTCCCCATGTAAGGTGCCTGGACTACATGGACTGTGTGACTGAGAGGAACTGGTTACTCATCCTTTAAACACATTAATTTTAGGCTGAAGTGTGCTTTCCCCTCCATGCTGTTGCTGTTGCCATGGAAAGGGATGCTGTACTGGCAGTGGAGTATTCACGTGGGGTGGTTTTGTCTCAGACACCAAGTGATGCTCCAGGAAACACTATTTCAGCAAACTTTTGGTCCTTGAACCTGAATCTTGAGAACTGACTTGGCCAAGACCCTGAGCTATCTGATCAAGCTTCAGACAAGGCTGTGTTATGAGTGGTAGGGAGTCTAAAGGATAGAAAGAGATTTA
This region includes:
- the LRRC23 gene encoding leucine-rich repeat-containing protein 23, translated to MEDEELEEEGKEEHGEEKEEDEEKEEEEPVPCPLTEEHLKEGLSLLSKTSNGLAHAYVKFEAKDKGLTDISLLERFIHLRYVDLSKNKLKDLAPLSSLTQLLWLKVDENLLTSASMQELPYLQVISFDRNRIMDFEGLTHPLLANLSLKENKIETVQGLSHDQLFSLEVLELRGNKIKTTAGLGVSKLKKLYLAKNTICSLEGLEEFEQLETLHLRDNKLEALDGFSNSMKCLQYLNLRSNGIKSFQEVEKLQVLPMLQALVLMDNPCAEESTYRLEVLSRLPQLQRLDKESIEEEEREEAEKICQARKEKEKEIEESLEDTVAE